A genome region from Streptomyces xanthophaeus includes the following:
- a CDS encoding phosphatase PAP2 family protein → MRTDQILTRLERVFARLDREPERPAHLQTPQMSRHRVVLLGSTLAFYLAIVVAVLTTSWLVRLDWQIMFFRPYEQWPQLHAFLDYLVVLGQRGPTAVMVAAWLGWRSWRQHTLRPLITLGVALLLLNITVGSVKLGLGRLGPHYATEIGSAELFAGGDIFPSGHTANAVVTWGILAYLASTGVTRRVLSVVSAVVSLSVGATTVYLGTHWVSDVLLGWSAGLLILLALPWFEPLIARTEAYVFDVRELLRRRAETGRMPAPVVSVLTPLLSAGGKWQLRSPAETAAAAAAAAGEQVPQPVTATVAVAATTATTSATSAATTTSAAGSVTAHSPTARPAVHPAGRPHVIRSERTPVTPVGSRRPAHTERAPARGAAARPVAGG, encoded by the coding sequence GTGCGTACCGACCAAATCCTGACCCGTCTGGAGCGGGTGTTCGCCCGGCTGGACCGGGAACCAGAGCGACCGGCTCATCTGCAAACCCCGCAGATGAGCCGGCACCGCGTCGTACTCCTGGGATCGACCCTCGCCTTCTATCTCGCAATCGTGGTCGCCGTACTGACCACTTCCTGGCTGGTCCGCCTGGACTGGCAGATCATGTTCTTCCGGCCCTACGAGCAGTGGCCGCAGCTGCACGCCTTCCTCGACTATCTGGTCGTGCTGGGCCAGCGCGGACCCACCGCGGTCATGGTCGCCGCCTGGCTCGGCTGGCGCTCCTGGCGGCAGCACACCCTCCGCCCGCTGATCACCCTCGGCGTCGCGCTGCTGCTGCTCAACATCACCGTCGGCTCCGTCAAGCTCGGCCTCGGCCGGCTCGGTCCGCACTACGCCACGGAGATCGGATCCGCCGAACTCTTCGCCGGTGGCGATATATTCCCTTCCGGTCACACCGCCAACGCCGTGGTGACGTGGGGAATCCTGGCCTACCTGGCCTCCACCGGGGTCACCCGCCGGGTGCTGTCCGTGGTGTCCGCGGTCGTCTCGCTGAGCGTCGGCGCCACCACCGTCTACCTCGGCACCCACTGGGTCAGTGACGTCCTGCTCGGATGGTCCGCGGGCCTGCTGATCCTGCTGGCCCTCCCCTGGTTCGAGCCGCTCATCGCCCGGACCGAGGCCTACGTCTTCGACGTGCGCGAGCTGCTGCGCCGCCGCGCCGAGACCGGCCGGATGCCCGCGCCCGTCGTCTCCGTACTCACCCCGCTGCTCTCGGCGGGCGGCAAGTGGCAGTTGCGGAGCCCCGCCGAGACCGCTGCCGCTGCCGCTGCCGCTGCCGGGGAGCAGGTCCCGCAGCCCGTCACGGCCACCGTGGCAGTGGCGGCCACCACGGCCACCACGAGCGCCACGAGCGCCGCGACCACCACGAGCGCCGCGGGCAGCGTCACCGCGCACTCCCCCACCGCCCGGCCCGCCGTGCACCCGGCCGGCCGGCCGCACGTGATCCGCTCCGAGCGGACCCCGGTCACGCCGGTCGGCAGCCGCCGCCCCGCGCACACCGAACGGGCCCCCGCCCGGGGGGCCGCGGCCCGTCCGGTGGCCGGCGGCTGA
- a CDS encoding DUF5685 family protein has translation MFGIVRPCAHRLGERFKAEWMAHLCGLCLALRGDHGQLARIVTNYDGLLVSVLTEAQSGTAPEARRTAGPCPLRGMRTASVAQGEGARLAAAVSLVLASAKVRDHVADRDGLLARAPIAAAARKVARGWDRAGARTGASLGFDTAVLVDAVDRQAGIETLAGPGTPVLVVTEPTETATAAAFAHTAQLAGRPGNAPALAEAGRYFGRLAHLLDAVEDQGADAVAGAWNPLTATGTSLTEARRLCDDALHGIRLALREVEFTDAGLAHRLLVHELRTSVDRAFGTGSCGHTATASAGQGGSGNPYAGQPYGGQGGNQYGQNAYGQNPYGQNPYGGAPYGGGAGGPGMPPTGPGGFGGAPPPQRPRRGLLAGCAVAIGLFCTCQMCCTEHEGPWSRKKRDPWCDACECCESCDCCNGSGSGGSGGGGGGGDGCCSCDCCGCDC, from the coding sequence TTGTTCGGCATAGTGAGACCTTGCGCGCACCGGCTGGGAGAGCGGTTCAAGGCGGAGTGGATGGCCCATCTGTGCGGGCTGTGCCTGGCACTTCGGGGAGATCACGGACAGCTCGCCCGGATCGTGACGAACTATGACGGGCTGCTCGTCTCCGTTCTGACGGAGGCTCAGTCGGGTACCGCGCCCGAGGCGCGCCGCACCGCCGGGCCCTGCCCGCTGCGCGGGATGCGCACCGCCTCCGTGGCCCAGGGCGAGGGGGCGCGGCTCGCCGCCGCCGTCTCGCTCGTGCTCGCCTCCGCCAAGGTGCGCGACCACGTGGCCGACCGGGACGGGCTGTTGGCCCGTGCTCCCATCGCCGCCGCCGCGCGCAAGGTGGCCCGCGGCTGGGACCGGGCCGGAGCCCGCACCGGGGCCTCGCTCGGCTTCGACACCGCCGTGCTCGTCGACGCCGTGGACCGGCAGGCGGGCATCGAGACGCTTGCGGGCCCCGGCACTCCCGTGCTCGTGGTGACCGAGCCGACGGAGACCGCGACGGCCGCTGCCTTCGCGCATACCGCGCAGCTGGCCGGACGGCCAGGCAACGCACCCGCGCTGGCCGAGGCCGGCCGGTACTTCGGCCGGCTCGCGCACCTGCTGGACGCGGTGGAGGACCAGGGCGCCGACGCCGTCGCGGGCGCCTGGAACCCGCTCACCGCCACCGGTACCTCGCTCACCGAGGCCCGCAGGCTCTGCGACGACGCCCTCCACGGCATCAGGCTGGCCCTGCGCGAGGTCGAGTTCACCGACGCGGGGCTCGCCCACCGGCTGCTCGTGCACGAGCTGCGCACCTCGGTGGACCGGGCCTTCGGCACCGGCAGCTGCGGCCATACGGCGACGGCCTCCGCAGGTCAGGGCGGCAGCGGCAACCCGTACGCGGGCCAGCCGTACGGTGGCCAGGGCGGGAACCAGTACGGCCAGAACGCCTACGGCCAGAACCCGTACGGCCAGAACCCCTACGGCGGGGCCCCGTACGGCGGTGGAGCGGGCGGCCCGGGGATGCCGCCCACGGGCCCGGGCGGATTCGGTGGCGCGCCGCCCCCGCAGCGGCCGCGCCGCGGACTGCTCGCGGGCTGCGCGGTGGCCATCGGGCTCTTCTGCACCTGTCAGATGTGCTGCACCGAGCACGAGGGCCCCTGGTCCCGCAAGAAGCGGGACCCATGGTGCGACGCCTGTGAGTGCTGCGAGTCCTGCGACTGCTGCAACGGCTCCGGTTCCGGCGGCAGTGGTGGCGGCGGTGGCGGTGGCGACGGCTGCTGCAGCTGTGACTGCTGCGGCTGCGACTGCTGA
- a CDS encoding helix-turn-helix transcriptional regulator: MLDTSARLLRLLSLLQAHREWTGADLADRLGVTARTVRRDVDRLRELGYPVNASPGTGGGYQLGAGAELPPLLLDDDEAVAVAVGLRTAAGNGVEGIGEASVRALAKLEQVLPSRLRRRVSALNEFTVPMLRGAQRSTVDPSVLTELASVCRDGERLRFGYRDHEGNVSRRTVEPHRLVCTERRWYLVAWDLDREAWRTFRADRIEPRPPHGPRFTPRPAPAEDLAAYVSEGVSQRVYAARAVVRLKVSAQDAARIIGPSDGVLEPVDGQSCLLRTGAVNLDVLVIHVMLLGCEFEVVEPPELTDRIRAARDLLGRAVEAGEVKEM; the protein is encoded by the coding sequence ATGCTCGACACCTCCGCACGACTGCTGCGTCTGCTGTCCCTCCTGCAGGCCCACCGCGAATGGACCGGGGCCGATCTCGCGGACCGCCTCGGGGTCACCGCGCGGACGGTCCGGCGCGACGTGGACCGGCTGCGGGAGCTCGGGTATCCGGTGAACGCCAGCCCCGGGACCGGCGGCGGCTACCAGCTGGGCGCCGGGGCCGAGCTGCCGCCGCTGCTGCTGGACGACGACGAGGCCGTGGCCGTCGCCGTAGGCCTGCGGACCGCCGCCGGGAACGGGGTCGAGGGCATCGGGGAGGCCTCCGTACGCGCCCTCGCGAAGCTGGAGCAGGTGCTGCCGTCGCGGCTGCGCCGCAGGGTGTCCGCGCTCAACGAGTTCACCGTACCGATGCTGCGCGGCGCCCAGCGGTCCACCGTGGACCCCTCGGTGCTGACCGAGCTGGCCTCGGTCTGCCGGGACGGCGAGCGGCTGCGCTTCGGGTACCGCGACCACGAGGGGAACGTCAGCCGCCGCACCGTCGAACCGCACCGGCTGGTGTGCACCGAGCGGCGCTGGTACCTGGTCGCCTGGGACCTGGACCGGGAGGCGTGGCGGACCTTCCGCGCGGACCGGATCGAGCCCAGACCTCCGCACGGACCGCGGTTCACCCCGCGCCCGGCACCTGCCGAGGACCTCGCCGCGTACGTCTCGGAGGGCGTCTCGCAGCGGGTGTACGCGGCCCGCGCGGTGGTGCGGCTGAAGGTTTCGGCACAGGACGCGGCACGGATCATCGGGCCGAGCGACGGGGTCCTGGAACCGGTCGACGGGCAGAGCTGTCTGCTGCGCACCGGGGCGGTCAACCTGGACGTTCTGGTGATTCACGTCATGCTGCTCGGTTGTGAGTTCGAAGTGGTCGAGCCGCCGGAGCTGACGGATCGGATCAGGGCCGCGCGGGATCTCCTGGGCAGGGCCGTGGAGGCCGGAGAAGTGAAGGAAATGTAG
- a CDS encoding MFS transporter, which produces MSGTNAAGVRTPSPWQRLNAASGGTNRWVVLAVLCVSLVLVALDATILHVAVPSVTEDLRPGSIELLWIVDAYPLVCASLLILFGTLGDRVGRRRILLLGYGLFGVASAIAALADNAQVLIAARALLGIGGAMIMPATLSILRQVFPDRRERALAIGIWTAVAAIGAASGPVLGGFLVQHFWWGSVFLINIPLMALILPLGRWLLPESRGSADGPWDVLGALMAVAGVLGAVLGIKRLGAERRLLDAEALLPLLLGVVLLVLFVRRQKRREHPLIDMRMFSRAAFSTSVACIVLAMLALVGLELIAVQYLQLVLHLSPLETGLRLLPLTFAAMAAGATGSYTLGRVGPRTMVSLGFVLTACAVLLLTLMGQQDRPLLLTIGFILLGFGLQTTLFAAYESMLSEAPAATAGGAASIGETSYQLGAGMGIALLGSVMNAAYRPGLVGVPGVTAADSAGAANSLGEAYQIAAHLGGPAGASLYAAARQSFVHGLHVTLLVSAVLLFAGAVMALKLPRVMDCGAAEDEAAPAAGEAVRLPAQAKGEVRAASAPAPVEQAG; this is translated from the coding sequence ATGTCGGGGACGAACGCGGCCGGGGTCCGGACCCCTTCCCCCTGGCAGCGGCTGAACGCCGCCTCCGGTGGGACCAACCGCTGGGTCGTCCTGGCGGTGCTCTGCGTCAGCCTGGTCCTCGTCGCGCTCGACGCGACGATCCTGCACGTCGCCGTCCCCTCCGTCACCGAGGACCTGCGCCCCGGCTCGATCGAGCTCCTGTGGATCGTCGACGCCTACCCACTGGTCTGCGCCTCGCTGCTCATCCTCTTCGGCACCCTCGGTGACCGGGTGGGCCGCCGCCGCATCCTCCTCCTCGGCTACGGGCTCTTCGGCGTGGCCTCCGCGATAGCGGCCCTCGCCGACAACGCCCAGGTCCTGATCGCCGCGCGCGCCCTGCTCGGCATCGGCGGCGCGATGATCATGCCCGCCACCCTGTCGATCCTGCGGCAGGTCTTCCCCGACCGGCGCGAGCGGGCGCTCGCCATCGGCATCTGGACCGCCGTCGCCGCCATCGGCGCGGCCAGCGGCCCGGTGCTCGGAGGCTTCCTCGTCCAGCACTTCTGGTGGGGCTCGGTCTTCCTCATCAACATCCCGCTGATGGCGCTGATCCTGCCGCTCGGCCGCTGGCTGCTGCCGGAGTCGCGCGGATCCGCCGACGGGCCGTGGGACGTGCTCGGCGCGCTGATGGCCGTCGCCGGAGTGCTCGGCGCGGTGCTCGGGATCAAGCGGCTGGGCGCAGAACGCCGGCTCCTCGACGCCGAGGCGCTGCTCCCGCTGCTGCTGGGCGTGGTGCTGCTCGTGCTGTTCGTGCGGCGGCAGAAGCGGCGCGAGCACCCGCTGATCGACATGCGGATGTTCTCGCGGGCCGCTTTCTCCACCTCGGTCGCCTGCATCGTCCTCGCCATGCTGGCCCTGGTCGGCCTGGAGCTGATCGCCGTCCAGTACCTGCAGCTGGTGCTGCACCTCAGCCCGCTGGAGACCGGCCTGCGGCTGCTGCCGCTGACCTTCGCCGCGATGGCCGCGGGCGCCACCGGCTCGTACACCCTGGGGCGGGTCGGGCCGCGCACGATGGTGTCGCTGGGCTTCGTCCTGACCGCCTGCGCCGTGCTGCTGCTGACGCTCATGGGCCAGCAGGACCGGCCGCTGCTGCTGACCATCGGCTTCATCCTGCTCGGTTTCGGGCTGCAGACCACGCTGTTCGCCGCGTACGAGTCGATGCTGAGCGAGGCCCCGGCGGCCACCGCGGGCGGCGCCGCCTCGATCGGCGAGACCTCGTACCAGCTGGGCGCGGGCATGGGCATCGCGCTGCTGGGCAGCGTGATGAACGCGGCGTACCGGCCGGGGCTCGTGGGCGTGCCGGGGGTGACGGCGGCCGATTCGGCGGGCGCGGCGAATTCTCTGGGCGAGGCCTACCAGATCGCGGCGCACCTCGGCGGGCCGGCGGGGGCCTCGCTGTACGCGGCGGCGCGGCAGTCGTTCGTGCACGGACTGCATGTGACCTTGCTGGTGAGCGCGGTGCTGTTGTTCGCCGGGGCGGTGATGGCGCTGAAGCTGCCGCGGGTGATGGACTGCGGGGCGGCGGAGGACGAGGCGGCGCCGGCCGCCGGCGAGGCGGTGCGGTTGCCCGCGCAGGCGAAGGGCGAGGTGCGGGCGGCTTCGGCCCCGGCCCCGGTCGAGCAGGCGGGCTGA
- a CDS encoding cell division protein SepF — protein sequence MGSVRKASAWLGLVEDSDDERYYDDDYAEAAQGSVAGPGEQWVTDPRVRVASESAVEHGRRIATVTPDGFRDARGIGELFRDGVPVIVNLSSMDPGDAKRVVDFAAGLTFGLRGSIERVATRVFLLTPADTQIVSGEAGGRSRDFFNQS from the coding sequence ATGGGTTCGGTGCGCAAGGCGAGTGCCTGGCTGGGTCTCGTGGAGGACAGCGACGACGAGCGCTACTACGACGACGACTACGCGGAGGCCGCCCAGGGTTCGGTGGCCGGCCCCGGCGAGCAGTGGGTCACCGACCCGCGGGTCCGCGTGGCATCCGAGTCGGCCGTGGAGCACGGCCGTCGCATCGCGACGGTCACCCCGGACGGTTTCCGTGACGCGCGGGGCATCGGCGAGCTGTTCCGCGACGGGGTCCCGGTGATCGTCAACCTGTCGTCGATGGACCCGGGCGACGCGAAGCGCGTCGTCGACTTCGCGGCCGGACTGACCTTCGGGCTGCGCGGTTCGATCGAGCGGGTGGCGACCAGGGTCTTCCTCCTGACCCCGGCCGACACCCAGATCGTCAGCGGCGAAGCGGGCGGCCGCTCACGCGACTTCTTCAACCAGAGCTGA
- a CDS encoding DUF4231 domain-containing protein → MTFRNEDLPALFHHTDQAAISRQRESTQATRAQLLLLVAAAAAAALPAGPKLGSMYLFGLLSVLAYVGVLGVGMRATRRRARPQWQLNRSAAEFIKSLAWRYAVHGAPFGSEVAAPEATYRTRLEAGLAELRKMGWDDPRAAGAVPEGGEITGAMQRLRGMDYQARRETYVRDRLIEQRNWYRRRTEVSRRATNLWSWTIVLLTCLALLFALLGSFGSGPGPRLTALLSAAAAAGIAWNEVRRHHPLIEAHTLIEQDLAAMMVVMQTTITESQWPSSVYETERYVSPQHTDWLARHSS, encoded by the coding sequence ATGACCTTTCGAAACGAGGACCTGCCGGCCCTCTTCCACCACACCGACCAGGCGGCGATCTCCCGGCAGCGGGAGTCCACCCAGGCCACCCGCGCCCAGTTGCTGCTGCTGGTCGCGGCCGCGGCGGCCGCCGCGCTGCCCGCCGGGCCGAAGCTGGGCTCGATGTACCTCTTCGGGTTGCTGAGCGTGCTCGCGTACGTGGGGGTGCTGGGCGTGGGCATGCGGGCGACCCGGCGCCGGGCCCGCCCGCAGTGGCAGCTCAACCGCAGTGCGGCGGAGTTCATCAAGTCCCTGGCCTGGCGGTACGCGGTGCACGGGGCGCCGTTCGGCAGTGAGGTCGCCGCGCCCGAGGCGACGTACCGCACCCGGCTGGAGGCGGGTCTGGCCGAGCTGCGGAAGATGGGCTGGGATGATCCGCGGGCTGCCGGGGCGGTGCCGGAGGGCGGGGAGATCACCGGCGCGATGCAGCGGCTGCGCGGGATGGACTACCAGGCGCGACGCGAGACGTATGTCCGGGACCGGCTGATCGAGCAGCGCAACTGGTACCGGCGGCGCACGGAGGTGTCCCGGCGGGCGACGAACCTGTGGTCGTGGACGATCGTGCTGCTGACCTGCCTGGCGCTGCTGTTCGCGCTGCTGGGGTCGTTCGGTTCGGGTCCGGGGCCGAGGCTGACCGCGCTGCTGAGCGCGGCGGCGGCGGCCGGGATCGCGTGGAACGAGGTGCGCCGGCACCATCCGCTGATCGAGGCGCACACGCTGATCGAGCAGGATCTGGCGGCGATGATGGTCGTGATGCAGACGACCATCACCGAGTCGCAGTGGCCTTCTTCGGTGTACGAGACGGAGCGGTACGTGTCTCCGCAGCACACGGACTGGCTGGCTCGGCACAGCAGTTGA
- a CDS encoding S1 family peptidase encodes MRIKRMTRTRLLAAATGLAAAAALAVPTAASADSGRDGKDTAFSAARLASAGASVLRADVAGTAWHTDPATGTLVVSADSTVSEAGIARIKREAGADVAALRIERIPGKLTKLVSGGDAIYATSWRCSLGFNVRSGSNYYALTAGHCTDGAGTWWSNSARTTVVGSTVGSSFPTNDYGLIKYASNTPVPPGTVGSQDITSAVNATVNMSVTRRGSTTGIHSGRVTGLNATVNYGGGDIVYGMIRTNVCAEPGDSGGPLYSGTRAVGLTSGGSGNCSSGGTTFFQPVVEALNAYGVSVY; translated from the coding sequence GTGAGGATCAAGCGCATGACCCGTACCAGGCTGCTCGCGGCGGCCACCGGCCTGGCCGCCGCCGCAGCGCTCGCCGTCCCCACGGCCGCGAGCGCGGACTCCGGCCGGGACGGCAAGGACACGGCATTCAGCGCCGCCCGGCTCGCCTCGGCCGGCGCATCCGTCCTGCGCGCCGACGTGGCGGGCACCGCCTGGCACACCGACCCCGCCACCGGAACCCTCGTGGTCTCCGCCGACTCCACGGTCTCCGAGGCCGGCATCGCGAGAATCAAGCGCGAGGCCGGAGCCGACGTCGCAGCCCTGCGCATCGAACGCATCCCCGGCAAGCTCACCAAACTGGTGTCCGGCGGCGACGCCATCTACGCCACGAGCTGGCGCTGTTCGCTGGGCTTCAACGTGCGCAGCGGCAGCAACTACTACGCCCTGACCGCCGGACACTGCACCGACGGCGCGGGCACCTGGTGGAGCAACTCCGCCCGCACCACCGTCGTGGGCTCCACGGTCGGATCCAGCTTCCCGACCAACGACTACGGCCTCATCAAGTACGCCAGCAACACGCCGGTGCCCCCCGGGACCGTCGGCAGCCAGGACATCACCAGCGCCGTGAACGCCACGGTCAACATGTCGGTGACCAGGCGCGGCTCCACCACCGGCATCCACAGCGGCCGGGTCACCGGGCTCAACGCCACCGTCAACTACGGCGGCGGCGACATCGTCTACGGCATGATCCGCACCAACGTGTGCGCCGAACCCGGCGACAGCGGCGGCCCGCTCTACTCGGGCACCCGCGCCGTCGGCCTCACCTCCGGCGGCAGCGGCAACTGCTCCTCCGGCGGCACGACCTTCTTCCAGCCCGTGGTCGAAGCCCTCAACGCCTACGGTGTCAGCGTCTACTGA
- a CDS encoding DUF1684 domain-containing protein, whose product MSDDADDPHAAWREWHERRAAAVSAPYGPLALTGTYWLADYPEGRIPAVPGRWRRTGTGVALAATAGDSYRLDGEPFTGDVVLGADENPPARSRLSAGELRIVVIRREGEWGVRVYDPASEARRAHAGLEATPYDPAFVRPGRFRPYAEDRSVRVENADGRARGLGLGGELVFSFGGAEHTLQVAVDADDGSLWAVFGDATAGRSSYRFRFLKPGIPDARGAIAVDFNRSLLPPCAFADHFICPFPPPGNTLPFEVAAGERRLKAALATGI is encoded by the coding sequence ATGAGCGACGACGCAGACGACCCGCACGCCGCGTGGCGGGAATGGCACGAGCGCAGGGCGGCGGCCGTGTCCGCGCCCTACGGCCCTCTTGCGCTGACCGGAACCTACTGGCTCGCCGACTACCCGGAAGGTCGAATTCCGGCCGTTCCGGGGCGCTGGCGCCGGACGGGGACCGGTGTGGCTCTGGCCGCCACCGCCGGGGACTCCTACCGCCTCGACGGCGAGCCCTTCACGGGTGACGTCGTACTGGGCGCCGACGAGAACCCACCCGCACGCTCCCGGCTCTCCGCCGGGGAGCTCCGGATCGTGGTGATCCGGCGCGAGGGCGAGTGGGGCGTGCGCGTCTACGATCCCGCCTCCGAGGCCCGCCGGGCCCATGCCGGCCTGGAGGCCACCCCCTACGACCCCGCCTTCGTCCGGCCGGGGCGATTCCGTCCGTATGCCGAGGACCGGAGCGTCCGGGTGGAGAACGCCGACGGGCGGGCGCGCGGGCTCGGCCTCGGCGGGGAGCTGGTCTTCTCCTTCGGCGGAGCCGAGCACACCCTCCAGGTCGCCGTCGACGCCGACGACGGCAGCCTCTGGGCCGTCTTCGGCGATGCCACCGCCGGGCGCTCCAGCTATCGCTTCCGGTTCCTGAAGCCCGGCATACCCGACGCGCGAGGCGCGATCGCGGTGGATTTCAACCGCTCCCTGCTGCCTCCCTGCGCCTTCGCGGACCACTTCATCTGTCCTTTCCCGCCGCCCGGGAACACGCTGCCCTTCGAGGTGGCGGCGGGCGAGCGGAGGCTGAAAGCCGCTCTTGCGACCGGTATCTGA
- a CDS encoding acyl-CoA dehydrogenase family protein encodes MSAFLPHDPLGLDELLGPEDLAVRDTVRAWAADRVLPNIAQWYESGELPGIRELARELGGIGALGMSLQGYGCAGASAVQYGLACLELEAADSGIRSLVSVQGSLAMYAIWKYGSEEQKQRWLPGMAAGELIGCFGLTEPDVGSDPAAMRTYAKRDGTDWVLNGRKMWITNGSVAAVAVVWAQTDEGIRGFAVPTDTPGFSAPEIKHKWSLRASVTSELVMDDVRLPADAVLPLVTGLKGPLGCLSHARYGIIWGSMGAARASFESALDYARTREQFGKPIGGFQLTQAKLADMALELHKGILLAHHLGRRMDAGTLRPEQISFGKLNNVREAIEICRTARTILGANGISLEYPVMRHATNLESVLTYEGTVEMHQLVLGKALTGLDAFR; translated from the coding sequence GTGTCCGCGTTCCTGCCCCATGATCCGCTCGGGCTCGACGAGCTCCTCGGGCCCGAGGACCTCGCCGTCCGGGACACCGTCCGCGCCTGGGCCGCCGACCGCGTACTGCCGAACATCGCGCAGTGGTACGAGAGCGGCGAGCTGCCCGGTATCCGCGAGCTGGCCCGGGAGCTCGGTGGCATCGGAGCGCTCGGGATGTCCCTCCAGGGCTACGGGTGCGCCGGTGCCAGCGCCGTGCAGTACGGGCTCGCCTGCCTGGAGCTGGAGGCCGCCGACTCCGGGATCCGCTCGCTCGTGTCGGTGCAGGGATCGCTCGCCATGTACGCGATCTGGAAGTACGGCTCCGAGGAGCAGAAGCAGCGCTGGCTGCCCGGCATGGCCGCCGGCGAGCTGATCGGCTGCTTCGGGCTGACCGAGCCCGATGTGGGATCGGACCCCGCGGCGATGCGGACCTACGCCAAGCGCGACGGCACCGACTGGGTGCTGAACGGCCGCAAGATGTGGATCACCAACGGTTCCGTCGCGGCGGTCGCCGTGGTGTGGGCGCAGACCGACGAGGGGATCCGCGGTTTCGCGGTGCCCACCGACACCCCCGGGTTCTCCGCGCCGGAGATCAAGCACAAGTGGTCGCTGCGGGCCAGCGTCACGAGCGAGCTGGTGATGGACGACGTACGGCTGCCCGCCGACGCGGTGCTGCCGCTGGTCACCGGGCTCAAGGGGCCGCTCGGCTGCCTCAGCCACGCGCGGTACGGGATCATCTGGGGATCCATGGGCGCGGCGCGGGCCAGTTTCGAGTCCGCGCTCGACTACGCGAGGACGCGGGAGCAGTTCGGCAAGCCGATCGGCGGTTTCCAGCTCACCCAGGCCAAACTGGCGGACATGGCCCTGGAACTCCACAAGGGCATCCTGCTCGCCCACCACCTGGGCCGGCGCATGGACGCGGGCACCCTGCGGCCGGAGCAGATCAGCTTCGGCAAGCTCAACAACGTCCGCGAGGCCATCGAGATCTGCCGCACCGCGCGGACCATCCTCGGCGCCAACGGGATCTCCCTCGAATACCCCGTCATGCGGCACGCCACCAACCTCGAATCGGTCCTCACCTACGAGGGCACCGTCGAGATGCACCAGCTGGTGCTGGGCAAGGCGCTCACCGGCCTGGACGCCTTCCGGTGA
- a CDS encoding transglycosylase family protein, whose product MPNHRTCRAVSGGAVVLAAVLALVLPRAAAAAAPPPPAPGPAGAAHPGSPGVIGDGPGDCGPGGEWPWDCVADCESGGRWAVNTGNGFYGGLQFWQPTWEEFGGLAFAKRADLASRVQQIRVAEDVLGSQGWNAWPVCSKRYGLAGRMHAVRDGDTLVSVARKHRVRGGWRALYEANRERIGPKPEALTVGMLLALPAPEPAAPPQVPAGPAPTPAPVPGPVTAPVPVPVTAPAAPRP is encoded by the coding sequence ATGCCCAACCACCGGACCTGTCGGGCCGTATCCGGCGGCGCCGTCGTGCTCGCCGCCGTGCTGGCGCTCGTACTGCCCCGCGCGGCCGCGGCCGCGGCTCCGCCCCCACCGGCGCCCGGGCCGGCCGGGGCGGCGCACCCCGGCTCGCCCGGTGTGATCGGTGACGGGCCGGGGGACTGCGGACCGGGCGGGGAATGGCCCTGGGACTGTGTGGCCGACTGCGAGAGCGGCGGGCGGTGGGCGGTGAACACCGGCAACGGCTTCTACGGGGGGCTGCAGTTCTGGCAGCCGACGTGGGAGGAGTTCGGCGGACTGGCGTTCGCGAAACGGGCCGACCTGGCCAGCCGCGTGCAGCAGATCCGGGTCGCGGAGGACGTCCTCGGCTCGCAGGGCTGGAACGCGTGGCCGGTGTGCTCCAAGCGGTACGGGCTGGCCGGCCGGATGCACGCGGTGCGGGACGGCGACACGCTGGTGTCGGTCGCCCGCAAGCACCGGGTCCGGGGCGGCTGGCGGGCCCTGTACGAGGCGAACCGGGAGCGGATCGGGCCGAAGCCGGAGGCCCTCACGGTGGGCATGCTGCTGGCCCTCCCGGCCCCCGAGCCCGCCGCCCCGCCGCAGGTCCCGGCCGGGCCGGCGCCCACGCCCGCGCCGGTGCCGGGGCCGGTCACCGCGCCGGTGCCGGTGCCGGTCACCGCTCCGGCGGCCCCGCGCCCCTGA